Proteins encoded within one genomic window of Raineyella fluvialis:
- a CDS encoding transglycosylase family protein, whose translation MTSKTMTRTLGALVGMSALAIGVPAANAHAAQAAPRSHSEVRSTAATSATPKSEASEVSTVRTAVTTVNLNVRTGASIESERLTTLPKGTTVTLTGVTTQHWTQIEYHGKHRWVASRYLNDLTTSTVKKAASTTKPAAAQSHQTAKRSTVKATTKSTSSPAATVSSGSTVWDRIAQCESGGNWSINTGNGFSGGLQFTPSTWSAYGGTGSASSASREQQIAVAQRVQASQGWGAWPVCSVKAGV comes from the coding sequence ATGACCAGCAAGACCATGACTCGCACCCTCGGCGCCCTCGTCGGGATGTCGGCCCTCGCTATCGGCGTGCCGGCCGCGAACGCGCACGCCGCCCAGGCCGCTCCCCGGTCACACTCCGAGGTGCGCAGCACGGCCGCGACCTCGGCGACGCCGAAGAGCGAGGCATCGGAGGTGTCGACCGTACGGACGGCCGTCACCACGGTGAACCTGAACGTCCGCACCGGTGCCTCGATCGAGTCCGAGCGCCTGACCACCCTGCCGAAGGGCACGACCGTCACCCTCACCGGTGTGACGACCCAGCACTGGACGCAGATCGAGTACCACGGCAAGCACCGTTGGGTGGCGAGCCGCTACCTGAACGACCTCACGACGTCGACCGTCAAGAAGGCCGCCAGCACCACCAAGCCGGCCGCGGCCCAGTCCCATCAGACCGCGAAGAGGTCGACCGTCAAGGCGACGACCAAGTCGACCTCCAGCCCCGCCGCGACGGTGTCCTCCGGGTCCACCGTGTGGGACCGGATCGCCCAGTGCGAGTCGGGCGGCAACTGGTCGATCAACACCGGTAACGGCTTCTCCGGTGGCCTCCAGTTCACGCCGTCCACCTGGTCGGCGTACGGCGGTACCGGTTCCGCGAGCAGCGCGAGCCGCGAGCAGCAGATCGCTGTGGCCCAGCGGGTCCAGGCCTCCCAGGGCTGGGGCGCATGGCCGGTGTGCTCGGTCAAGGCCGGCGTCTGA
- a CDS encoding glycosyltransferase has protein sequence MRIAIFSEVFLPKIDGVVTRLVRTVEQLKALDQEVVIFSPGTDLDEFCGYPVVRVRSTRLRPWYPEIHIGLPTPRIARTLEEFTPDVVHAVNPVALAAYGVLSGKRRNIPLLASFHTDLPKYTEAMDLGFLQNFAKSYISGLHNLADMNLCTSPQMVEAARAIGIRRVRLWPKAVDTVMYHPDKRNAQMRARLTDGHPEQPLVVYVGRIAVEKKLDVLRSALERMPGVRLAVVGSGPARDQLEKDFAGTPTVFTGYMSGDELAAAYASADVFAFPSTTETLGLVALESMASGVPVVGARAGGIPDVIADGENGFLFTPGDHVELADQVMLLLSDVDLRRRFSAAGRAETEKWGWRAATERLLDYYQHAQEVHWRAWRNRQYTT, from the coding sequence GTGCGCATCGCCATCTTCTCCGAGGTCTTCCTGCCGAAGATCGACGGTGTGGTCACCCGACTCGTCCGGACGGTCGAACAGCTGAAGGCGCTCGACCAGGAGGTCGTCATCTTCTCGCCGGGCACCGACCTGGATGAGTTCTGCGGCTACCCGGTCGTGCGCGTCCGCTCGACGCGGCTGCGCCCGTGGTACCCCGAGATCCACATCGGCCTGCCGACCCCTCGGATCGCCCGGACCCTGGAGGAGTTCACCCCGGACGTCGTCCATGCGGTCAATCCGGTGGCCTTGGCGGCGTACGGGGTGTTGTCCGGCAAGCGGCGCAACATCCCGTTGCTGGCGTCCTTCCACACCGACCTGCCGAAGTACACCGAGGCGATGGATCTCGGCTTCCTGCAGAACTTCGCCAAGAGCTACATCAGTGGTCTGCACAACCTGGCCGACATGAACCTCTGTACGTCCCCGCAGATGGTGGAGGCGGCCCGGGCGATCGGCATTCGGCGGGTCAGGCTGTGGCCGAAGGCCGTCGACACGGTGATGTACCACCCGGACAAGCGCAACGCGCAGATGCGGGCCCGGCTCACCGACGGACACCCCGAGCAGCCCCTCGTGGTCTACGTGGGGCGCATCGCGGTGGAGAAGAAGCTCGACGTGCTGCGGAGCGCCCTCGAGCGGATGCCGGGCGTCCGCCTCGCCGTCGTCGGCTCGGGTCCCGCCAGGGACCAGCTCGAGAAGGACTTCGCCGGCACTCCCACCGTCTTCACCGGATACATGAGCGGCGACGAGCTGGCGGCGGCGTACGCCTCGGCCGATGTCTTCGCCTTCCCGTCGACCACCGAGACGCTCGGCCTGGTGGCCCTGGAATCGATGGCCAGTGGCGTCCCGGTCGTCGGGGCACGCGCCGGTGGCATCCCGGACGTGATCGCCGACGGGGAGAACGGCTTCCTGTTCACGCCGGGCGACCACGTGGAGCTCGCCGACCAGGTGATGCTGCTGCTGAGCGACGTCGACCTGCGCCGCCGCTTCTCAGCCGCCGGGCGTGCGGAGACCGAGAAGTGGGGCTGGCGTGCCGCGACCGAGCGGCTGCTGGACTACTACCAGCACGCCCAGGAGGTCCACTGGCGGGCCTGGCGGAACCGCCAGTACACCACCTGA
- a CDS encoding DODA-type extradiol aromatic ring-opening family dioxygenase — MTDRMPALFLSHGAPPLADDPVWPRQLKAWARKLPRPQAILMISAHWEEAPVTVSSTVGAPLIYDFWGFPEKYYQVTYDAPTAPALAETVGGLLASSTTVQVDQSRGLDHGAYVPLVEMYPEADVPVLQLSLPTLDPRSLFALGQQLAPLRDDGVLIVGSGFTTHNLRAMTQYVDSPPLPQLAEFDAWAADVVTKGDIDAILDFATKAPEARIAHPRTEHWAPIHAILGAVSASGDEKGATEIEGSWIGLSKRSWTFG, encoded by the coding sequence ATGACCGATCGCATGCCCGCCCTCTTCCTCAGCCACGGCGCCCCGCCCCTCGCCGATGACCCCGTCTGGCCCCGACAACTGAAGGCGTGGGCCCGCAAACTGCCGCGCCCGCAGGCGATCCTGATGATCTCGGCCCACTGGGAGGAGGCGCCGGTCACGGTGTCCTCGACGGTCGGCGCACCGTTGATCTACGACTTCTGGGGCTTCCCGGAGAAGTACTACCAGGTGACGTACGACGCCCCCACAGCCCCGGCCCTCGCCGAGACCGTCGGCGGCCTCCTCGCCTCGTCGACGACAGTCCAGGTCGACCAGTCCCGCGGCCTCGACCACGGAGCGTACGTTCCGCTGGTCGAGATGTACCCGGAAGCCGACGTCCCGGTCCTGCAGCTGTCGCTGCCAACCCTGGACCCCCGGTCCCTGTTCGCCCTCGGCCAGCAGCTCGCACCGCTGCGCGACGACGGGGTGCTCATCGTCGGCTCGGGCTTCACCACGCACAACCTGCGGGCGATGACGCAGTACGTCGACTCCCCGCCGCTCCCCCAGCTCGCCGAGTTCGACGCCTGGGCCGCCGACGTCGTCACGAAGGGTGACATCGACGCGATCCTGGACTTCGCCACGAAGGCCCCCGAGGCCCGGATCGCGCACCCGCGCACCGAGCACTGGGCCCCCATCCACGCGATCCTCGGCGCCGTCAGCGCGTCGGGCGACGAGAAGGGCGCCACCGAGATCGAGGGCTCCTGGATCGGCCTGTCGAAGCGGTCCTGGACCTTCGGCTGA
- a CDS encoding NAD-dependent epimerase/dehydratase family protein yields MKVLVLGGDGFCGWPTALHLSDRGDEVVIVDNLSRRAIDQELGAESLTPIASVDERLSAWLEVSGKQIRFRNVDLAQDYDGVLALLASERPDAVVHFAEQRSAPYSMKDSGHKRYTVDNNVNATHNLLAAVVESGLDIHVVHLGTMGVYGYGTAGMEIPEGYLDIEIPRKDGGEPVQQQILYPTNPGSVYHMTKTLDQLLFAYYVKNDRLRVTDLHQGIVWGTNTPETTLDERLVNRFDYDGDYGTVLNRFLMQAAVGYPLTVHGTGGQTRAFIHIVDTTKCVAMALDNPPQRGERVKILNQQAETLRVRDLAKKIAEMTGAELALVPDPRKEDQENDLLVAHDTFLSYGWQPITLDDGLMMEVTEIARKYGERCDITKIPARSLWTKEQKAGVPEGYEEPVRA; encoded by the coding sequence GTGAAAGTTCTGGTCCTCGGCGGCGACGGATTCTGCGGTTGGCCGACCGCCCTGCACCTGTCCGACAGGGGTGACGAGGTCGTCATCGTCGACAACCTGTCGCGGCGGGCGATCGACCAGGAGCTGGGTGCCGAGTCGTTGACCCCGATCGCCTCGGTGGATGAGCGGCTGTCCGCGTGGCTCGAGGTGTCCGGCAAGCAGATCCGGTTCCGCAATGTCGACCTCGCCCAGGACTATGACGGCGTGCTGGCCCTGCTCGCGTCCGAGCGGCCCGACGCGGTGGTCCACTTCGCCGAGCAGCGGTCGGCCCCGTACTCCATGAAGGACTCCGGCCACAAGCGCTACACGGTCGACAACAACGTCAACGCGACCCACAACCTGCTCGCCGCGGTCGTCGAGTCCGGTCTGGACATCCACGTGGTGCACCTCGGCACGATGGGCGTGTACGGCTATGGCACTGCCGGGATGGAGATCCCCGAGGGCTACCTCGACATCGAGATCCCCCGCAAGGATGGCGGCGAGCCGGTCCAGCAGCAGATCCTCTACCCGACCAATCCGGGCTCGGTCTACCACATGACCAAGACGCTGGACCAGCTGCTCTTCGCCTACTACGTGAAGAACGACCGGCTGCGCGTCACCGACCTGCACCAGGGCATCGTCTGGGGCACCAACACCCCCGAGACCACGCTCGACGAGCGGCTGGTCAACCGCTTCGACTACGACGGTGACTACGGCACCGTGCTCAACCGCTTCCTCATGCAGGCCGCCGTCGGCTACCCGCTGACCGTGCACGGCACCGGCGGGCAGACCCGTGCCTTCATCCACATCGTCGACACCACCAAGTGCGTCGCGATGGCCCTCGACAACCCGCCGCAGCGGGGCGAGCGGGTGAAGATCCTCAACCAGCAGGCCGAGACCCTGCGGGTCCGCGACCTGGCGAAGAAGATCGCCGAGATGACCGGTGCCGAGCTGGCCCTCGTCCCGGATCCACGCAAGGAGGACCAGGAGAACGACCTGCTCGTCGCGCACGACACCTTCCTGTCGTACGGCTGGCAGCCGATCACCCTCGACGACGGCCTGATGATGGAGGTCACCGAGATCGCCCGCAAGTACGGGGAACGGTGCGACATCACCAAGATTCCGGCCCGCTCGCTGTGGACGAAGGAGCAGAAGGCCGGCGTGCCGGAGGGCTACGAGGAGCCGGTCCGGGCCTGA
- a CDS encoding polysaccharide deacetylase family protein produces the protein MKSRRVRAGALLVAAILGFSFALSGSPGALAAPTQTPATSSPATATPKPTPTAKPTANSSSGVTANSDAAPQPMIAPDVVTAALTPGEEAIAAKAASSVSVLGAPTSSVTCGLVDGGCMQTFEHATIYWSPASGAHWTRGAIRDKWRSTGAQDGFLGYPVSDEFCGLVQSGCGQHFQHGEIYWTPSIGAHWLRGSIVESWRRQGWENGFLGYPLSDEFCGLRESGCGQHFQHGEIYWSPGTGAHWLRGSIVESWRRQGWENAFLGYPLSDEFCGLRESGCGQHFQHGEIYWSPGTGAHWLRGAIVESWRGQNWENGSLGYPLTDEFCGLVNSGCGQHFQHGEIYWSPGTGAHWLRGSIVEYWRDAGWENGRYGYPTSDEICRIMAGGVRHCEQTFPRLVINFRSDTGVIDCGRMKCIALSFDDGPSSNTSRLVDILDGNNVNATFFNVGQNVGVYPSTVRRSYGNGNEIMNHTWDHPDLTTLSSTGVSSELSRTSDVIGSTVGRRPTLMRPPYGAYNSTVTSVAGQQGMAVILWNIDTRDWESRNTSAVITAATGPASSGSIILMHDLYPTTVDAVPSIISNLKSRGYVLVTVQDVIGDPQPGRVYSRRP, from the coding sequence ATGAAATCTCGACGTGTCCGAGCGGGTGCGCTGCTGGTGGCAGCCATCCTCGGCTTTTCCTTTGCGCTCTCGGGCTCCCCGGGCGCCCTGGCAGCACCGACACAGACTCCGGCCACGTCGTCGCCTGCCACCGCCACCCCCAAGCCCACCCCCACCGCGAAGCCCACCGCCAACTCTTCGTCAGGCGTCACTGCGAACTCGGACGCCGCTCCCCAGCCGATGATCGCCCCTGACGTCGTGACCGCGGCGCTCACGCCCGGCGAAGAGGCGATCGCCGCCAAAGCGGCCTCCTCGGTCTCCGTCCTGGGAGCGCCGACCTCCTCGGTCACCTGTGGGCTGGTCGACGGCGGCTGTATGCAGACGTTCGAGCACGCCACGATCTACTGGTCCCCGGCCAGCGGAGCGCACTGGACGCGTGGCGCGATCCGGGACAAGTGGCGCAGTACCGGAGCCCAGGACGGGTTCCTCGGCTATCCGGTCAGTGATGAGTTCTGCGGCCTGGTCCAGAGCGGCTGCGGCCAGCACTTCCAGCACGGTGAGATCTACTGGACGCCGTCGATCGGCGCGCACTGGTTGCGGGGCTCGATCGTCGAGTCCTGGCGTCGCCAGGGTTGGGAGAACGGCTTCCTCGGCTACCCGTTGAGCGATGAGTTCTGTGGGCTGCGGGAGAGCGGGTGCGGTCAGCACTTCCAGCACGGTGAGATCTATTGGTCACCCGGGACGGGGGCGCACTGGTTGCGGGGCTCGATCGTGGAGTCGTGGCGTCGCCAGGGCTGGGAGAACGCGTTCCTCGGCTACCCGTTGAGCGATGAGTTCTGTGGGCTGCGGGAGAGCGGGTGTGGCCAGCACTTCCAGCACGGCGAGATCTACTGGTCACCCGGGACGGGGGCGCACTGGTTGCGGGGCGCGATCGTCGAGTCCTGGCGCGGGCAGAACTGGGAGAACGGGTCCCTCGGCTACCCGTTGACCGATGAGTTCTGCGGCCTCGTCAACAGTGGGTGCGGTCAGCACTTCCAGCACGGCGAGATCTACTGGTCACCCGGGACGGGGGCGCACTGGTTGCGCGGCTCGATCGTCGAATACTGGCGCGACGCGGGCTGGGAGAACGGGCGCTACGGCTACCCGACCTCCGACGAGATCTGCCGGATCATGGCCGGTGGGGTCCGGCACTGCGAGCAGACCTTCCCGCGCCTGGTGATCAACTTCCGCAGTGATACGGGTGTCATCGACTGCGGCCGGATGAAGTGCATCGCCCTGAGCTTCGACGACGGCCCCAGCTCGAACACCAGCCGTCTTGTCGACATCCTCGACGGGAACAACGTGAATGCCACGTTCTTCAACGTGGGGCAGAACGTGGGGGTCTACCCCTCAACCGTGCGCCGCTCGTACGGGAACGGCAACGAGATCATGAATCACACCTGGGACCACCCCGATCTCACCACGCTCAGTTCGACAGGCGTGTCCTCCGAGCTCTCGCGGACGTCCGACGTCATCGGCTCGACGGTCGGCCGCCGCCCGACGCTGATGCGACCGCCGTACGGGGCCTACAACTCCACCGTCACGAGCGTCGCCGGTCAGCAGGGGATGGCCGTGATCCTGTGGAACATCGACACGCGCGACTGGGAATCCCGCAACACGTCGGCCGTGATCACTGCGGCGACCGGGCCTGCCTCCTCCGGGAGCATCATCCTGATGCATGACCTCTACCCGACGACGGTGGACGCGGTGCCGTCGATCATCAGCAACCTGAAGTCGAGGGGATACGTCCTGGTGACGGTCCAGGACGTGATCGGCGATCCGCAGCCGGGACGCGTGTACAGCCGGCGTCCCTGA
- a CDS encoding GatB/YqeY domain-containing protein has translation MAELKDRLRADMKVAMKAHDQQRLGTIRMALAAIANAEVEGTAHELTAEEEQRLLTKEVRQRRDSAETYTQGGRQDLVEKELAEAEILQAYLPQPMTSAEVEALIDAEFAAIEAETGEAPTMKQMGTIMKAVNARIAGRFDGGAVAGLVKGRLANK, from the coding sequence ATGGCAGAACTCAAGGACCGGCTGCGCGCCGATATGAAGGTCGCGATGAAGGCCCATGACCAGCAGCGGCTGGGCACGATCCGGATGGCACTGGCCGCCATCGCCAACGCCGAGGTGGAGGGCACGGCCCACGAACTGACCGCCGAGGAGGAGCAGCGCCTGCTGACCAAGGAGGTCCGCCAGCGCCGCGATTCCGCGGAGACGTACACCCAGGGCGGGCGTCAGGACCTCGTGGAGAAGGAACTGGCCGAGGCCGAGATCCTGCAGGCCTACCTCCCCCAGCCAATGACCTCCGCCGAGGTGGAGGCGCTGATCGACGCGGAGTTCGCGGCGATCGAGGCCGAGACCGGCGAGGCCCCGACGATGAAGCAGATGGGGACCATCATGAAGGCCGTCAACGCCCGGATCGCCGGCCGCTTCGACGGTGGGGCGGTCGCGGGGCTGGTCAAGGGCCGCCTGGCGAACAAGTGA